Proteins from a genomic interval of Lysobacter stagni:
- a CDS encoding amidohydrolase family protein, which yields MLKIDTHAHYMPRDWPNLARKYGDDRFPVIHHTDDGRHRIYKDGKFFREIWSKTWDPQERIDDYARFGVQVQVISTVPVMFSYWAKPHHALELHQALNEHMAEACREYPRHYAGIGTVPMQSPRLAIQELERCMDQLGLQGVQIGSHINDWNLDAPELFDFFQAAGELGAAILVHPWDMMGAATMPKYWLPWLVGMPAEQSRAACCLIFGGVLERVPNLKVCMAHGGGSFPYTIGRIEHGFNMRPDLVATDNPRNPRDYLDQLFFDSWVADPRALRYLLDTCGVDRVMLGTDYPFPLGEQEPGAGIAALQLSETEQKRLYHGTALEWLGLPLSRFA from the coding sequence ATGCTGAAAATCGACACCCACGCCCACTACATGCCGCGCGACTGGCCCAACCTGGCGCGCAAGTATGGCGACGATCGTTTCCCGGTGATCCACCACACCGACGATGGCCGCCATCGCATCTACAAGGACGGCAAGTTCTTCCGCGAGATCTGGTCCAAGACCTGGGATCCGCAGGAGCGCATCGACGACTACGCGCGCTTCGGCGTGCAGGTGCAGGTGATCAGCACCGTGCCGGTGATGTTCAGCTACTGGGCCAAGCCGCACCACGCGCTGGAACTGCACCAGGCGCTCAACGAGCACATGGCCGAGGCCTGCCGCGAGTACCCGCGCCACTACGCCGGCATCGGCACCGTACCGATGCAGTCGCCGCGCCTGGCCATCCAGGAACTGGAACGCTGCATGGACCAGTTGGGCCTGCAGGGCGTGCAGATCGGCAGCCACATCAACGACTGGAACCTCGACGCGCCGGAGCTGTTCGATTTCTTCCAGGCGGCGGGCGAACTGGGCGCAGCGATCCTCGTGCACCCGTGGGACATGATGGGCGCGGCGACCATGCCGAAGTACTGGCTGCCCTGGCTGGTCGGCATGCCGGCCGAGCAGTCGCGCGCGGCGTGCTGCCTGATCTTCGGCGGAGTGCTCGAACGCGTGCCGAACCTGAAGGTGTGCATGGCGCACGGCGGCGGCAGTTTCCCCTACACCATCGGGCGCATCGAGCACGGCTTCAACATGCGCCCGGACCTGGTCGCCACCGACAATCCACGCAATCCGCGCGACTATCTCGACCAGCTGTTCTTCGATTCCTGGGTGGCCGACCCACGCGCGCTGCGCTATCTGCTCGACACCTGCGGCGTGGACCGCGTGATGCTGGGCACCGACTACCCGTTCCCGCTGGGCGAGCAGGAACCCGGCGCCGGCATCGCCGCATTGCAGTTGTCCGAAACCGAGCAGAAGCGGCTTTACCACGGCACCGCGCTGGAATGGCTGGGCCTGCCGCTGTCGCGCTTCGCCTGA
- a CDS encoding 5-carboxymethyl-2-hydroxymuconate Delta-isomerase has product MPHVTLHYTGNVEGFDPDAALHAINRCLADSGHFNEAAIKSRALRLDHYRIGVAEETRAFLHVQLKVLPGRDAATRAGFATLIVAALEATLPARHPHLQLCVEVDELDADTYTKRVIDAHNA; this is encoded by the coding sequence ATGCCGCACGTCACGCTGCACTACACCGGCAACGTCGAGGGGTTCGATCCCGACGCGGCCCTGCACGCGATCAACCGCTGCCTGGCCGACAGCGGCCATTTCAACGAGGCCGCGATCAAGAGCCGCGCGCTGCGCCTGGACCATTACCGCATCGGAGTCGCCGAGGAAACGCGTGCGTTCCTCCACGTCCAGCTGAAAGTGCTGCCCGGGCGCGACGCGGCCACGCGCGCAGGCTTCGCCACGTTGATCGTTGCCGCGCTCGAGGCCACGCTGCCCGCGCGCCATCCACATCTCCAGCTTTGCGTCGAAGTGGACGAGCTGGACGCAGACACCTACACCAAGCGCGTGATCGACGCGCACAACGCCTGA
- the kynU gene encoding kynureninase: MTDLYSDSYAQTQDAADPLRAYRDEFLIPRHDGVEQAYFVGNSLGLQPRGARAHVEEVLSKWAAEAVEGHFTGQAQWLDYHDLVRDSLARLVGAKPLEVVAMNTLTVNLHLMMVSFYRPTRERPAILIEAGAFPSDRYAVESQVSFHGFDPDVDLIELQPDQADGTTSMEAIARAIAEHGPRLALVLWPGVQYRTGQAFDLPRIASLAHAQGAVCGFDLAHGVGNLDLALHDSGVDFAVWCHYKYLNSGPGAVAGCFVHERHAHSDRPRFAGWWGHDQSTRFRMGPHFVPTPGADGWQLSNPPILGMAPLRASLELFDRAGMPALREKSRKLTGYLETLIQQRLAGTLQIVTPADPNQRGCQLSLRVIGGRGLTGRDAGRALFDYLATQGVLGDWREPDVIRISPAPLYNTHADVLRFVRAVEAWRDA, from the coding sequence ATGACCGACCTGTATTCCGATTCCTACGCACAGACCCAGGATGCCGCCGACCCGTTGCGTGCATACCGCGATGAATTCCTGATCCCGCGCCACGACGGCGTCGAACAGGCCTACTTCGTCGGCAACTCGCTGGGCCTGCAACCGCGCGGTGCGCGCGCGCACGTCGAGGAAGTGCTTTCCAAGTGGGCGGCCGAAGCGGTGGAAGGCCACTTCACCGGGCAGGCGCAGTGGCTGGACTACCACGACCTCGTGCGCGATTCGCTGGCGCGCCTCGTCGGCGCCAAGCCGCTCGAAGTGGTGGCGATGAACACGCTCACGGTGAACCTGCACCTGATGATGGTGAGCTTCTACCGCCCCACGCGCGAGCGTCCCGCGATCCTGATCGAGGCCGGCGCGTTCCCGTCGGACCGCTACGCGGTGGAGTCGCAGGTTTCCTTCCACGGCTTCGATCCTGACGTCGACCTGATCGAACTCCAGCCAGATCAGGCCGACGGCACCACGTCGATGGAGGCGATCGCACGCGCCATCGCCGAGCACGGCCCGCGACTGGCGCTGGTGCTGTGGCCCGGCGTGCAGTACCGCACCGGCCAGGCATTCGACCTGCCCCGCATCGCCAGCCTCGCGCATGCGCAGGGCGCGGTGTGCGGCTTCGACCTCGCGCACGGCGTCGGCAATCTCGATCTCGCGCTGCACGACAGCGGCGTCGACTTCGCCGTGTGGTGCCACTACAAGTACCTCAACAGCGGGCCGGGCGCGGTCGCGGGCTGCTTCGTGCACGAGCGTCACGCGCACAGCGACCGCCCCCGCTTCGCTGGCTGGTGGGGCCACGACCAGTCCACGCGTTTCCGCATGGGTCCACACTTCGTGCCCACGCCCGGCGCCGATGGCTGGCAGCTGAGCAACCCGCCCATCCTCGGCATGGCGCCGCTGCGCGCCTCGCTGGAGCTGTTCGACCGCGCTGGCATGCCGGCGTTGCGCGAGAAGTCCCGCAAGCTCACCGGCTATCTGGAGACGCTGATCCAGCAGCGCCTGGCCGGCACGCTGCAGATCGTCACTCCTGCCGATCCGAACCAGCGCGGCTGCCAGCTTTCACTGCGCGTGATCGGCGGCCGCGGCCTCACCGGTCGTGACGCCGGACGCGCCCTGTTCGATTACCTCGCCACGCAGGGTGTGCTGGGCGACTGGCGCGAACCGGATGTGATCCGAATCTCCCCCGCTCCGCTCTACAACACCCACGCCGATGTGTTGCGTTTCGTGCGGGCGGTGGAGGCGTGGCGGGATGCATAA
- a CDS encoding GIY-YIG nuclease family protein, which produces MQKQPAVYMLASSRNGTIYIGVTSNLLGRTWQHREHLVDGFSKFHDVTRLVWYEQCDDMASAIEREKQLKKWNRAWKIRLIEERNPEWIDLWPGLVGR; this is translated from the coding sequence ATGCAGAAGCAACCGGCGGTCTACATGCTGGCGAGCAGCCGCAATGGAACGATCTACATCGGCGTCACGAGCAACTTGCTGGGTCGTACATGGCAACACCGCGAGCATCTGGTCGATGGCTTCAGCAAGTTCCATGACGTAACGCGACTCGTCTGGTATGAACAGTGTGACGACATGGCTTCTGCCATCGAACGTGAGAAGCAACTCAAGAAGTGGAACCGGGCATGGAAGATCCGGTTGATCGAGGAACGTAATCCGGAGTGGATCGACCTTTGGCCCGGCCTTGTCGGCCGCTGA
- a CDS encoding FAD-dependent oxidoreductase, with the protein MTQPDNRHITLIGAGLAGAVLATLLVRRGWRVDVYEKRGDPRVQGYGGGRSINLALAERGRHALRLAGADEAVMQHAVMMRGRMVHFLDGRTDLQRYGRDDSEVIWSVHRGELNVILLDIAERAGAKLHFDRGLSGVDFDARTARFTDPRDGSTHEARFESLVGADGAGSSLRAAMSAHVELGERTEFLGHSYKELEIPPAADGSFSIEPNALHIWPRGRYMCIALPNDERTFTVTLFLPNEGDPSFATVRNGEDARALFERDFADAVPLIPALEEDFERNPAGLLATLYLDRWHLDGRAVLLGDAAHAMVPFHGQGMNCAFEDCVALAEHLDANPDRAAAFAAFQAERLPNARAIQAMALENYLEMRDRVDDDDYLLQRALERTLAQRHPERFMPRYSMVTFQRMPYATAYERGRQQRELLIDLTRGHTSLDTLDWSAVDHAVRERLTLLPMDA; encoded by the coding sequence GTGACCCAACCTGACAACCGCCACATCACCCTCATCGGCGCCGGCCTTGCCGGCGCAGTGCTTGCCACGCTGCTGGTACGACGCGGTTGGCGCGTGGACGTGTACGAGAAGCGTGGCGACCCGCGGGTTCAGGGCTATGGCGGCGGACGCTCGATCAACCTGGCGCTGGCCGAGCGCGGCCGCCACGCCCTGCGCCTGGCCGGCGCTGATGAGGCGGTCATGCAGCATGCGGTGATGATGCGCGGGCGCATGGTGCACTTTCTCGACGGCCGCACCGACCTGCAACGCTACGGCCGCGACGACAGCGAAGTGATCTGGTCGGTGCATCGTGGCGAGCTCAACGTGATCCTGCTCGACATCGCCGAGCGTGCCGGCGCGAAGCTGCATTTCGACCGGGGCCTGTCCGGTGTCGACTTCGACGCGCGCACCGCCCGCTTCACCGATCCACGCGACGGCAGCACGCACGAGGCGCGCTTCGAATCGCTGGTCGGTGCGGACGGAGCCGGTTCCTCGTTGCGCGCGGCGATGAGCGCGCACGTCGAACTCGGCGAGCGCACGGAGTTCCTTGGCCATTCCTACAAGGAGCTCGAAATACCGCCGGCCGCCGACGGCAGCTTCAGCATCGAACCCAATGCCCTGCACATCTGGCCGCGCGGCCGTTACATGTGCATCGCGCTGCCCAACGATGAACGCACCTTCACCGTCACGCTGTTCCTGCCCAACGAGGGCGACCCCAGCTTCGCCACGGTGCGCAATGGCGAGGATGCGCGCGCCCTGTTCGAACGCGACTTCGCCGACGCGGTGCCGTTGATCCCTGCGCTGGAAGAGGATTTCGAGCGCAATCCGGCGGGCCTTCTGGCCACGCTGTATCTGGACCGCTGGCACCTGGACGGCCGCGCCGTGCTGCTCGGCGATGCCGCGCACGCGATGGTGCCTTTCCACGGCCAGGGCATGAACTGCGCGTTCGAGGATTGCGTGGCGCTGGCCGAGCACCTGGACGCGAACCCCGATCGCGCTGCCGCGTTCGCCGCGTTCCAGGCCGAACGCCTTCCCAATGCGCGCGCGATCCAGGCCATGGCGCTGGAGAACTACCTTGAAATGCGCGATCGCGTCGACGACGACGATTACCTGCTGCAACGCGCACTGGAACGCACGCTGGCGCAGCGCCACCCGGAGCGCTTCATGCCGCGCTATTCGATGGTGACCTTCCAGCGCATGCCCTATGCGACGGCATACGAGCGTGGCCGCCAGCAGCGCGAGCTGCTGATCGACTTGACGCGCGGCCACACCAGCCTGGATACGCTGGACTGGTCCGCGGTGGACCACGCCGTGCGTGAACGTCTGACGCTCTTGCCGATGGATGCCTGA
- the sbcB gene encoding exodeoxyribonuclease I, with product MPASFLFYDLETFGADPRTSRIAQFAAIRTDADLNQVDEAISVFVRPADDLLPSPGATMVTGISPQHALAEGMAEADALALMFEEMSRPETCSLGYNSLRFDDEFVRHGLFRNFFDAYEREWRGGNSRWDLLDVLRLAHALRPDGLVWPRREDGATSFKLEHLAHANDVRIGDAHEALSDVRALIGLARRLKVAQPKLWDYALRLRDKRYAASLLDVVAMKPVLHVSQRYPASRLCAAAALPIARHPRIDSRVIVFDLDQDPDALLQLAPEEIAERLYVRQADLPEGESRVALKEVHTNRCPALISWDHLRGPDFDRLGIDPALAEARAARIRDAGPGLVEKVRQVFSTERERTTSDVDASLYDGFIGDGDKRMFAQVRTTPPEALGLAEFGFRDARLPEMLFRYRARNWPQTLTAQEWSRWNDYRRARLCTESGLSEYSFARYAEEIAMLRALHAQDTARQVLLDRLEAWGGDIAASLA from the coding sequence GTGCCGGCAAGCTTCCTGTTCTACGACCTGGAAACCTTCGGCGCGGACCCGCGCACCTCGCGCATCGCCCAGTTCGCTGCCATCCGCACCGATGCCGACCTGAACCAGGTCGACGAAGCGATCAGCGTCTTCGTGCGTCCCGCCGACGACCTGCTGCCCTCGCCCGGCGCGACGATGGTCACGGGCATCTCTCCCCAGCATGCGCTGGCCGAAGGCATGGCCGAGGCCGACGCCCTCGCGCTGATGTTCGAGGAGATGTCGCGACCGGAAACCTGCTCGCTGGGCTACAACTCGCTGCGCTTCGACGACGAGTTCGTGCGCCATGGGTTGTTCCGCAACTTCTTCGACGCCTACGAACGCGAATGGCGCGGCGGGAACTCGCGCTGGGACCTGCTCGACGTGCTGCGCCTGGCGCACGCGCTGCGCCCCGACGGACTGGTCTGGCCCCGCCGCGAAGACGGCGCCACCTCCTTCAAGCTGGAACACCTCGCCCACGCCAACGATGTGCGCATCGGCGACGCGCACGAGGCGTTGTCCGACGTGCGCGCGCTCATCGGCCTTGCGCGCAGGCTGAAGGTTGCGCAACCGAAACTGTGGGACTACGCACTGCGGTTGCGCGACAAGCGTTACGCGGCCAGCCTGCTGGACGTGGTCGCGATGAAGCCCGTGCTGCATGTCTCGCAACGCTATCCAGCCAGCCGCCTGTGCGCCGCGGCGGCGCTGCCGATCGCGCGGCATCCGCGCATCGACAGCCGCGTGATCGTGTTCGACCTGGACCAGGATCCGGACGCGCTGCTGCAGCTGGCGCCCGAGGAGATTGCCGAACGCCTGTACGTGCGACAGGCCGACCTGCCCGAGGGCGAATCGCGCGTGGCACTGAAAGAGGTGCACACCAACCGCTGCCCGGCGCTGATTTCATGGGACCACCTGCGCGGGCCCGACTTCGACCGGCTCGGCATCGATCCCGCCCTCGCCGAAGCGCGTGCCGCGCGCATCCGTGACGCCGGCCCGGGGCTGGTCGAGAAAGTCCGGCAGGTGTTCTCGACCGAACGCGAGCGCACGACGTCCGACGTCGACGCCTCGCTGTACGACGGTTTCATCGGCGACGGCGACAAGCGCATGTTCGCGCAGGTGCGCACCACGCCGCCCGAGGCGCTGGGGCTGGCCGAGTTCGGGTTCCGCGATGCGCGCCTGCCGGAGATGCTGTTCCGCTATCGCGCGCGCAACTGGCCGCAGACCCTGACGGCGCAGGAATGGTCGCGCTGGAACGACTACCGTCGTGCGCGCCTTTGCACCGAATCGGGCTTGTCCGAGTACAGCTTCGCGCGTTACGCCGAAGAGATCGCGATGCTGCGCGCCCTGCATGCACAGGACACGGCCAGGCAGGTATTGCTCGACCGGCTGGAGGCCTGGGGCGGCGACATCGCCGCAAGCCTCGCCTGA
- a CDS encoding DUF2461 domain-containing protein produces the protein MATYFSDASFKFLRGIARHNDRAWFQAHKADYDEHIRAPFQRLLTDLQPILAGVSLHYRAEPKTVGGSLFRIQRDTRFANDKTPYKTWQGARLFHERGRQVEAPSFYVQIQPGNCFIGTGLWHPEPDTLRRVRHFILDNPGSWKAAAHDAKFRRRFDLDDSETLTRMPRGFPDDFEFADDLKRKNFVAYRMIDDATMTGPRLLKTLETDLQGLARFTDYLCASLDLEF, from the coding sequence ATGGCTACCTATTTCAGCGACGCGAGTTTCAAGTTCCTGCGCGGCATCGCGCGACACAACGACCGCGCCTGGTTCCAGGCGCACAAGGCCGACTACGACGAGCACATCCGCGCGCCGTTCCAGCGCCTGCTCACCGATCTTCAGCCCATCCTTGCCGGCGTGAGCCTGCATTACCGCGCCGAGCCCAAGACCGTGGGCGGTTCGTTGTTCCGCATCCAGCGCGACACGCGCTTCGCCAACGACAAGACGCCCTACAAGACCTGGCAGGGCGCGCGCCTGTTCCATGAGCGCGGACGGCAGGTGGAAGCGCCGTCGTTCTATGTGCAGATCCAGCCGGGCAACTGCTTCATCGGCACGGGCCTGTGGCATCCGGAACCGGACACGCTGCGCCGCGTGCGCCACTTCATCCTGGACAACCCGGGAAGCTGGAAGGCCGCCGCGCACGATGCGAAGTTCCGTCGTCGTTTCGATCTGGACGACAGCGAAACGCTGACCCGCATGCCGCGCGGTTTCCCGGACGATTTCGAGTTCGCCGACGACCTCAAGCGCAAGAACTTCGTGGCCTACCGCATGATCGACGACGCGACCATGACCGGTCCGCGCCTGTTGAAGACGCTGGAGACGGACCTGCAGGGCCTGGCGCGCTTCACGGATTACCTGTGCGCGTCGCTGGACCTGGAGTTCTGA
- the cfa gene encoding cyclopropane fatty acyl phospholipid synthase yields MMSSLRNRVEKLLSLADVRLDGSRPWDLRVDDERFHARVLAKGSLGLGESYMEGWWNTASLDGLLTHLLIAGLDEKVRGWGVALDAVRARLTNLQSRRRSFQVGERHYDLGNDLYQAMLGRRMVYSCAYWRDRDGAPLHDLDAAQEAKLDLVCRKLGLRPGMRVLDIGCGWGEALKFAAERYGVSGVGVTVSREQAAYARELCSGLPIEIRLQDYRELDERFDRAFSLGMFEHVGVKNYRTYFEVAQRCLDDDGLFLLHTIGTNRSVTYTDPWIGKYIFPNSMLPSAAQIAAATEGLFVLEDWHNFGADYEKTLKAWRDNVEHAWPTLDTRYDERFRRMWRFYLSASMATFRSRHSQLWQLMLSPRGVQGGYVAPR; encoded by the coding sequence ATCATGTCCTCATTGCGTAATCGGGTCGAGAAACTGTTGTCGTTGGCCGACGTCCGTCTGGACGGAAGCCGCCCCTGGGACCTGCGCGTGGATGACGAGCGGTTCCACGCGCGCGTGCTGGCGAAGGGCTCGCTGGGGCTGGGCGAGTCGTACATGGAAGGCTGGTGGAATACCGCCTCGCTCGATGGCCTGCTCACGCACCTGCTGATCGCCGGCCTCGATGAGAAGGTCCGCGGTTGGGGCGTGGCGCTGGACGCGGTCCGCGCGCGTTTGACCAATCTGCAGAGCCGCCGCCGCAGCTTCCAGGTCGGCGAGCGCCACTACGACCTCGGCAACGATCTGTACCAGGCCATGCTCGGCCGCCGAATGGTCTACAGCTGCGCCTACTGGCGCGACCGCGATGGTGCGCCATTGCACGATCTCGACGCCGCGCAGGAAGCCAAGCTGGACCTGGTCTGTCGCAAGCTCGGTCTGCGCCCGGGCATGCGCGTGCTCGACATCGGCTGCGGCTGGGGCGAGGCGCTGAAGTTCGCCGCCGAGCGCTACGGTGTCAGCGGCGTGGGCGTGACCGTCTCGCGCGAGCAGGCGGCCTACGCGCGCGAACTGTGCAGCGGACTGCCGATCGAGATCCGTCTGCAGGACTATCGCGAGCTGGACGAACGCTTCGACCGTGCGTTCTCGCTGGGCATGTTCGAGCACGTCGGCGTGAAGAACTACCGCACCTATTTCGAAGTCGCGCAACGCTGTCTGGACGACGATGGCCTGTTCCTGTTGCACACCATCGGCACCAACCGCTCGGTGACCTACACCGACCCGTGGATCGGCAAGTACATCTTCCCCAACTCGATGCTGCCCTCCGCGGCGCAGATCGCCGCGGCCACTGAAGGCCTGTTCGTGCTGGAGGACTGGCACAACTTCGGTGCCGACTACGAGAAGACGCTCAAGGCCTGGCGCGACAACGTCGAGCATGCCTGGCCGACGCTCGACACGCGCTACGACGAGCGCTTCCGCCGCATGTGGCGCTTCTACCTGTCGGCCTCGATGGCCACGTTCCGCAGTCGGCATTCGCAACTGTGGCAGCTGATGCTCTCGCCCCGTGGCGTGCAGGGCGGCTACGTGGCGCCGCGGTGA
- a CDS encoding DUF3298 and DUF4163 domain-containing protein, with amino-acid sequence MMRLLLLLAMAAALVACKREAEPAVAPTAPATSATAPAPGEGAAASARLEDVSESTSDYVIGISYQVPSERYPGLAAELRKYADAARADLMEAAKARSTPGGATSAPYDLSLSFTGLMETPDIVAVAADGSSYTGGAHGAPLIARFVWLPKQNRLLTAGELINTPAGWTAISDYVREQLHAALSQRVDADDLPPEERAEVVKNASRMIDDGTQPEPGDFALFEPMQAPDGRLSGLRFVFAPYQVGPYSDGTQTVEVPVEVLLPYIAPEFRTLFAVPSAPPAAASEPAPR; translated from the coding sequence ATGATGCGACTGCTCCTGCTGCTCGCGATGGCGGCGGCACTGGTGGCCTGCAAGCGCGAAGCCGAACCCGCCGTCGCTCCCACCGCACCCGCGACTTCCGCCACCGCTCCCGCGCCGGGCGAAGGCGCGGCTGCGTCCGCGCGCCTGGAGGATGTGTCCGAGTCCACCTCGGACTACGTCATCGGCATCAGCTACCAGGTGCCGTCGGAGCGTTACCCCGGGCTGGCGGCGGAACTGAGGAAGTACGCCGACGCCGCCCGCGCCGACCTGATGGAGGCGGCCAAGGCGCGCAGCACGCCGGGCGGTGCGACCAGCGCGCCGTACGACCTTTCGCTCAGTTTCACCGGCCTGATGGAGACGCCGGACATCGTGGCCGTGGCCGCCGACGGCAGCAGCTATACCGGTGGGGCGCACGGTGCGCCGCTGATCGCGCGTTTCGTCTGGCTGCCGAAACAGAACCGCCTGCTGACCGCCGGCGAGCTGATCAACACTCCGGCCGGCTGGACCGCCATCTCCGATTACGTGCGCGAACAACTGCACGCGGCGCTGTCGCAGCGCGTGGACGCCGACGACCTGCCGCCGGAAGAGCGCGCCGAGGTGGTGAAGAACGCCTCGCGCATGATCGACGACGGCACGCAGCCCGAGCCGGGCGACTTCGCCCTGTTCGAACCGATGCAGGCGCCGGACGGCCGCCTGTCCGGGCTGCGCTTCGTGTTCGCGCCGTACCAGGTGGGGCCCTATTCGGATGGCACGCAGACGGTGGAAGTACCCGTCGAGGTGTTGCTGCCGTACATCGCGCCGGAATTCAGAACACTGTTTGCCGTGCCGTCGGCCCCGCCGGCAGCTGCATCGGAGCCCGCCCCGCGCTAG
- a CDS encoding pseudouridine synthase, which translates to MRARPPTAAPEAPARMRLNKHISDTGYCSRREADRLIAEGRVTVGGVRARVGAEVGEGDEVLVDGQPLKVRTAAKGKRQHVYIALNKPVGITCTTESTVKGNIVDFVGHDRRIFPVGRLDKDSEGLILLTSNGDIVNEILRAENKLEKEYLVAVNHAVTDEFLRGMARGVPVHGQTTLPCKTGRLGKFGFRVVLVQGLNRQIRLMAAHFGFRVKQLLRVRIGNVKLGHLKPGQWRNLTDAELQGLLPQRDHW; encoded by the coding sequence ATGCGCGCCCGTCCCCCGACCGCGGCGCCCGAGGCGCCGGCCCGCATGCGCCTGAACAAACACATCAGCGACACCGGCTACTGCTCCCGGCGCGAGGCCGACCGCCTCATCGCCGAAGGGCGGGTCACCGTCGGCGGCGTGCGCGCCCGCGTCGGCGCCGAGGTGGGCGAGGGCGACGAAGTCCTGGTCGACGGCCAGCCGCTGAAGGTGCGCACCGCGGCCAAGGGCAAGCGCCAGCACGTCTACATCGCGCTCAACAAGCCGGTGGGGATCACCTGCACGACCGAGTCGACCGTGAAGGGCAACATCGTCGACTTCGTCGGCCACGATCGCCGCATCTTCCCGGTGGGGCGGCTGGACAAGGACTCTGAAGGGCTGATCCTGCTGACCAGCAACGGCGACATCGTCAACGAGATCCTGCGCGCCGAGAACAAGCTCGAGAAGGAATACCTGGTGGCGGTGAACCACGCGGTCACCGACGAATTCCTGCGCGGCATGGCCCGCGGCGTGCCGGTGCACGGGCAGACGACGCTGCCGTGCAAGACCGGCCGGCTGGGCAAGTTCGGCTTCCGGGTCGTGCTGGTGCAGGGCCTGAACCGGCAGATCCGCCTGATGGCGGCGCACTTCGGCTTCCGCGTGAAGCAGCTGCTGCGCGTGCGCATCGGCAACGTCAAGCTGGGACACCTGAAACCCGGCCAATGGCGCAACCTCACCGACGCCGAACTGCAGGGCCTGCTGCCCCAGCGCGACCACTGGTGA
- a CDS encoding GNAT family N-acetyltransferase: MTSHTIQHDPVTGVFTTQVDGEVAVLEYHREGDQMVIVHTGVPDAIGGRGIAGELVRAAFEYAKAQGWHVRPKCAYAAGWVERHPEYNQQLG, translated from the coding sequence ATGACCTCGCACACCATCCAGCACGACCCGGTAACGGGAGTTTTCACGACCCAGGTGGACGGCGAGGTCGCGGTACTGGAGTACCACCGCGAGGGCGATCAGATGGTCATCGTCCATACCGGCGTGCCGGACGCCATCGGCGGGCGCGGCATCGCCGGCGAACTGGTCCGGGCCGCCTTCGAGTACGCGAAGGCGCAGGGCTGGCACGTGCGTCCGAAATGCGCCTACGCCGCCGGTTGGGTGGAGCGTCACCCCGAATACAACCAGCAGCTCGGCTAG